One window of Sporocytophaga myxococcoides DSM 11118 genomic DNA carries:
- a CDS encoding type IX secretion system membrane protein PorP/SprF, giving the protein MRIYLIFLLLTFGYINSIAQQSENRFLPVQLYQFCEFYSLTNPARSSENFKYDVNIGHRGYAYEGITNHLSYFNAQAKFYQKYDRIHNVGLSFIGISEGQYLKKNQVMVSYAWHMPVGKKNYLSVGLSLGAFNYAVGSTQLTAGANSMTSTGNAGILLYNDQFFCGASVNQLTNGRVIPINEVTRLSRHYNVVCGKIFHLNHYISLKSALLIRYVNKPINDSERPFPQIYFGTLLGGLFSAGAVYQYRNGTALTAGLEGIYLNDNKLNLFFSYQIYSAHTRLNLRTYEIGLGFYIKEKRSPDKLEEDDSE; this is encoded by the coding sequence ATGAGGATTTATCTAATATTTTTACTTTTAACTTTTGGGTATATAAATTCTATTGCACAGCAGTCTGAAAACAGGTTCCTTCCTGTTCAACTCTATCAATTCTGTGAATTTTATTCTTTGACAAATCCTGCACGGAGTTCTGAAAATTTTAAATATGATGTTAATATTGGCCACAGGGGGTATGCGTATGAGGGAATAACAAATCATTTAAGTTATTTTAATGCTCAGGCTAAATTTTACCAGAAATATGATCGAATTCACAATGTAGGCCTTAGTTTTATTGGCATTTCAGAAGGACAATACCTAAAGAAAAATCAGGTAATGGTCAGTTATGCCTGGCATATGCCAGTTGGAAAGAAAAATTATCTTTCAGTAGGATTATCTTTAGGAGCATTCAATTATGCTGTAGGTTCCACACAACTTACCGCAGGTGCGAATTCCATGACGAGTACTGGAAATGCAGGAATATTACTTTATAATGATCAGTTTTTTTGCGGAGCTTCAGTAAATCAGTTAACGAATGGAAGAGTTATACCAATTAATGAAGTGACAAGGCTTTCAAGACATTATAATGTTGTTTGTGGCAAAATTTTCCATTTAAATCATTATATTTCATTAAAATCTGCCTTGCTGATCCGATACGTAAATAAGCCGATAAATGACAGCGAAAGGCCCTTCCCACAAATATATTTTGGTACGCTCCTCGGTGGATTATTCTCTGCAGGAGCAGTATATCAGTATAGAAATGGCACGGCCCTGACCGCAGGCCTCGAAGGAATTTATCTGAATGACAATAAATTAAACCTCTTTTTTTCTTATCAGATATATAGCGCTCATACCAGACTTAATCTGCGTACGTACGAGATTGGTTTAGGCTTCTATATAAAAGAGAAAAGAAGTCCGGACAAGTTGGAGGAAGATGACTCGGAATAA
- a CDS encoding aspartyl/asparaginyl beta-hydroxylase domain-containing protein — MENWYQYILNGKVLFLLVLIFSSMYIHYRGKVRYTFFRQLLDHSTFMAPINFLMYMFSSAPGRPYLEVSKYADLQTLKNNWETIRDEALNLERSSLIKGSDKYNDIGFNSFFRRGWKRFYLKWYNDFHPSALECCPKTVELVKNIPSIKAAMFVVLPAGSKLPEHRDPYAGSLRYHLGLITPNSPKCELVLDGQPYFWKDGEDVLFDETYIHYAENATDKDRLIFFCDIERPMKLKIGKWLNSFFGWFIMASAASPNKEEDKTGNLNKIFKYLYQIRLLGKKIKAYNKTVYYGVKYALFGSIIYLIFF, encoded by the coding sequence ATGGAAAACTGGTATCAATATATTCTCAATGGAAAAGTATTATTTCTGCTGGTTCTGATATTCTCTTCTATGTACATCCATTACCGGGGGAAGGTCAGATATACTTTCTTTCGACAGCTATTGGACCACTCCACCTTTATGGCTCCAATTAATTTCCTGATGTATATGTTTTCTTCAGCCCCGGGCAGACCATATCTGGAGGTTTCTAAATATGCAGATTTACAGACTTTAAAAAATAACTGGGAAACTATCAGAGATGAAGCTTTGAATCTTGAAAGAAGTTCATTGATAAAGGGTTCTGATAAGTATAATGACATTGGTTTTAATTCATTTTTCAGAAGAGGGTGGAAGAGGTTTTATCTGAAATGGTATAACGACTTTCATCCTTCTGCTCTGGAGTGTTGCCCGAAAACAGTAGAGTTGGTAAAAAATATTCCATCAATTAAGGCAGCTATGTTTGTGGTACTGCCCGCAGGTAGCAAACTTCCGGAACATCGTGATCCTTATGCGGGCTCTCTGCGGTATCACCTCGGTCTTATTACTCCCAACTCACCAAAGTGTGAGCTTGTTCTGGATGGTCAACCTTATTTCTGGAAAGATGGTGAAGATGTTTTGTTTGATGAAACATATATTCACTATGCCGAAAACGCAACAGATAAAGATAGATTGATATTTTTCTGTGATATTGAGAGGCCGATGAAATTAAAAATCGGCAAATGGCTCAATAGCTTTTTCGGTTGGTTTATTATGGCTTCAGCTGCTTCTCCTAATAAGGAAGAAGATAAAACCGGAAATCTGAATAAAATATTCAAATATTTATATCAGATTAGGTTGCTTGGCAAAAAGATAAAGGCATATAATAAAACTGTTTATTACGGAGTGAAATATGCTCTTTTCGGGTCTATTATTTATCTGATTTTCTTTTAA
- a CDS encoding SPFH domain-containing protein, whose product MIYVFIVFAILTLIILFSSFVTIKQGTIGVITVFGKYRRILTPGLNLKIPLIETIHNRVSVQNHSAELEFQATTIDQANVNFTAMLLYSVLDQKEETIKNVAFKFVDHTNFMQALIRTVEGSIRGFVATKKQSEVLSLRREIVEDVKEQLDVTLESWGYHLLDLQMNDITFDEDIMKSMAQVVASNNLKAAAENEGQALLITKTKAAEAEGNAIKIAAEAEREASMLRGQGVALFRQEVAKGMTQAAKEMQEANLNASLILFSMWTEAVKHFAEHGKGNTIFLDGSADSMQRTMKELMAISMGDFKNASGKNSD is encoded by the coding sequence ATGATCTACGTTTTTATTGTTTTCGCCATCCTGACCCTCATTATTTTGTTTAGTTCTTTTGTTACCATAAAACAGGGAACAATTGGTGTGATCACTGTTTTCGGAAAATATCGTCGAATTCTTACGCCCGGATTAAATCTGAAAATCCCCTTAATTGAAACTATACACAATAGAGTATCTGTCCAGAACCATTCAGCAGAGCTTGAGTTCCAGGCTACTACCATTGACCAGGCCAATGTTAATTTTACTGCAATGTTACTATACTCAGTATTGGACCAGAAAGAAGAAACCATAAAAAATGTTGCTTTCAAATTTGTAGACCATACCAATTTCATGCAAGCACTGATCCGCACAGTAGAAGGTTCAATCAGAGGATTTGTAGCAACCAAAAAACAATCTGAGGTGCTTTCTCTGCGTAGAGAAATTGTAGAAGATGTAAAGGAACAGCTTGATGTAACTCTTGAAAGCTGGGGCTATCATTTGCTGGACCTTCAGATGAATGATATAACTTTTGATGAAGACATTATGAAATCTATGGCTCAGGTGGTTGCTTCCAACAACCTTAAAGCAGCTGCAGAAAATGAGGGCCAGGCATTACTCATCACTAAGACCAAAGCTGCCGAAGCAGAAGGTAATGCTATTAAAATTGCTGCAGAGGCAGAAAGGGAAGCTTCAATGCTTCGCGGGCAAGGAGTTGCTCTATTCAGACAGGAAGTAGCAAAAGGTATGACCCAGGCAGCCAAAGAAATGCAAGAAGCCAACCTTAATGCCTCTCTTATTTTGTTTTCGATGTGGACAGAGGCTGTGAAGCATTTTGCTGAACATGGCAAAGGAAATACTATATTCCTGGATGGATCTGCAGACAGTATGCAGAGAACTATGAAAGAATTGATGGCGATTTCAATGGGTGATTTTAAAAATGCTTCAGGAAAAAATTCTGACTAA